A stretch of Dermochelys coriacea isolate rDerCor1 chromosome 6, rDerCor1.pri.v4, whole genome shotgun sequence DNA encodes these proteins:
- the DMAC2L gene encoding ATP synthase subunit s, mitochondrial isoform X2, which yields MMLLGKFIQPVHSLKKLSAPGACRHFWGWLNAVFNKVDYERIQAVGPDRAASEWLLRCGALVRFQGYDKWQHDYNGLPTGPLGKYKIQAIDATESCIMYRGFDYLDGLRQVEEIKLSNCIYIQDECLQRISETESLQKSLLRLMIISCGNVTDKGIIALHKLTNLEYLFLSDLPGIREKETTVQILKKSMPSLELKLDLE from the exons ATGATGCTGTTGGGAAAGTTCATACAACCAGTGCACAGCTTAAAGAAACTGTCAGCCCCAGGTGCATGCAGGCACTTCTGGGGATGGCTGAATGCAGTTTTTAACAA GGTAGACTATGAACGTATACAGGCTGTTGGCCCTGATAGAGCAGCTTCTGAATGGCTTCTGCGGTGTGGGGCGCTGGTTCGTTTCCAAGGCTATGATAAATGGCAACATGACTACAATGGTCTCCCAACAGGGCCTTTAGGAAAATACAAGATACAAGCAATCGATGCCACGGAGTCCTGCATCATGTACAGAGGATTTGATTATTTGG atggTCTCAGACAAGTTGAGGAAATTAAGCTGAGCAACTGTATTTATATCCAGGATGAATGTCTGCAGAGGATCAGTGAGACTGAGAGCTTACAGAAAAGTCTTCTGCGTCTGATGATAATTTCCTGTGGGAATGTCACAGATAAAGGCATCATAGCACTCCACAAACTAAC gaACCTTGAATATTTATTTCTGAGTGACCTTCCTGGGATAAGAGAGAAAGAAACTACTGTTCAGATCCTTAAGAAATCAATGCCATCACTGGAGCTGAAATTAGATTTAGAATAA
- the DMAC2L gene encoding ATP synthase subunit s, mitochondrial isoform X1, whose amino-acid sequence MHLMTYIPILARGQRHQTEISVNLSFSSMMLLGKFIQPVHSLKKLSAPGACRHFWGWLNAVFNKVDYERIQAVGPDRAASEWLLRCGALVRFQGYDKWQHDYNGLPTGPLGKYKIQAIDATESCIMYRGFDYLDGLRQVEEIKLSNCIYIQDECLQRISETESLQKSLLRLMIISCGNVTDKGIIALHKLTNLEYLFLSDLPGIREKETTVQILKKSMPSLELKLDLE is encoded by the exons ATGCATCTGATGACATACATTCCTATCT TGGCAAGAGGACAGAGGCACCAAACTGAAATTTCAGTAAACCTCTCTTTCAGTTCTATGATGCTGTTGGGAAAGTTCATACAACCAGTGCACAGCTTAAAGAAACTGTCAGCCCCAGGTGCATGCAGGCACTTCTGGGGATGGCTGAATGCAGTTTTTAACAA GGTAGACTATGAACGTATACAGGCTGTTGGCCCTGATAGAGCAGCTTCTGAATGGCTTCTGCGGTGTGGGGCGCTGGTTCGTTTCCAAGGCTATGATAAATGGCAACATGACTACAATGGTCTCCCAACAGGGCCTTTAGGAAAATACAAGATACAAGCAATCGATGCCACGGAGTCCTGCATCATGTACAGAGGATTTGATTATTTGG atggTCTCAGACAAGTTGAGGAAATTAAGCTGAGCAACTGTATTTATATCCAGGATGAATGTCTGCAGAGGATCAGTGAGACTGAGAGCTTACAGAAAAGTCTTCTGCGTCTGATGATAATTTCCTGTGGGAATGTCACAGATAAAGGCATCATAGCACTCCACAAACTAAC gaACCTTGAATATTTATTTCTGAGTGACCTTCCTGGGATAAGAGAGAAAGAAACTACTGTTCAGATCCTTAAGAAATCAATGCCATCACTGGAGCTGAAATTAGATTTAGAATAA